A single genomic interval of Terriglobus albidus harbors:
- a CDS encoding TonB-dependent receptor produces the protein MKRHRIPIRIFLSVLVYLFLTGYSLVAQDTSSLSGTITDPSGALVSKANITLQNNATRAETHAVSNDEGNFTITNVTPGAYTLRIEATGFASVTLSGIQVDPNIGRRVDVTMKVGDSTTSVTVEANANTVQTESASVGQLITQEQVKNIQLNGRNPLYLAQMEPGVVRNNSMAALGFGLDNPLNINGARSQESMQTFDGAPMVRTRSNGTSTGVADVDSTSQVQVLSSNYPAEYGRTSGGLIRLVPKSGTANFHGSVFEYFRNNYLNANTWQRNNAGLKRGAFRYNQFGWNLNGPVFIPGVFNTGRNKLFFLLGQEWVKYNHDDTSGSTLKVPTLRMRTGDFGELLGSNIFYGAPVQIVNPTTKVAYANNVIPTAQLSANGIGLLNAYPTPNLVGNPSSNWTDTALYTEKQRKDTIIIDFVPTDAHRLRFSLLNYNYDDYEPHFGNFNTNPRIFHRPNQIGVLHHTWTISSTMINDAFVSAAADHVDINIDTSSGRYDRTKYGINYPYLFGSANKVVPNKIPTIQIGSFGTLDGGPYPSRSGGMVYDVGDTFTWVKGNHTLKFGGVWEYAGENNYDQISVDNTRPGTTNNQNGLFTFTDNRGGGATSKAAIANAALGIFDTYGEIGQRSYTPFRGNMFEMFAQDQWRMTPKLVLEYGVRYSIMKPYHSLWGNQAFFSPKDYNPTLAPSVDSTTGFLTGGDQYNGVVIPGSGFPSAAKGHVPDSILNGNYQRLFRGYDSNYSPTVYTNIQPRFGFAYQVEPGTVIRGGGGRYMQRLGISDTVHVGGNAPFQPASTVSQGSVDNPGGAAGSVTPLAFTSHAYTYPSPEAWAWNLTVEHEFTNIATFTLSYVGRRGYHLEQLANINALQPGQAKSGINTDSLRPYKGFSTIIEAQNYGGSTYHGMQANVKRRLTKGFLFGVAYTWSKSLDYGSSNGTSLPNAFSNANLYGPSDFDTKHVMVANYVWDIPYGTHASNPFVRTVVGDWQFSGTIQAQSGRPQSVTRNLDQAGVGAGSGNQYYTRTRNSTLPHQFGTSGQWFEVGTSCGPSNSTCIYQPAAAGTFAPRGSRGAIYGPGFQSYNAALQKAFHVIPGHENHQLVFKAEAFNFVNHPNLDNPDMTPTNTTFGKVTVKGTTYASERQFQFSLRYAF, from the coding sequence ATGAAACGCCATAGAATCCCTATTCGGATATTTCTATCCGTTCTGGTGTATCTGTTTTTAACGGGATATTCGCTCGTTGCGCAGGATACATCTTCACTGTCAGGAACCATTACCGACCCTTCCGGAGCTCTTGTTTCGAAGGCCAATATCACCCTTCAGAACAACGCTACCCGCGCTGAGACCCATGCGGTCTCAAACGACGAAGGCAACTTCACCATCACCAACGTCACGCCTGGGGCGTACACCCTGCGCATCGAGGCCACGGGTTTTGCATCCGTAACCCTCAGCGGCATCCAGGTCGATCCCAACATCGGCCGCCGCGTCGACGTCACCATGAAGGTGGGAGACAGCACCACCTCGGTCACGGTCGAAGCGAATGCCAACACCGTTCAGACTGAGAGCGCCTCCGTCGGTCAGCTCATCACCCAGGAGCAGGTCAAGAACATCCAGCTCAACGGACGCAATCCGCTTTACCTGGCCCAGATGGAGCCCGGTGTCGTCCGCAACAACTCGATGGCGGCCCTTGGCTTCGGTCTCGATAACCCGCTCAACATCAACGGAGCCCGCTCGCAGGAGAGCATGCAGACGTTCGACGGCGCACCGATGGTGCGTACGCGTTCAAACGGTACCAGCACCGGCGTAGCCGACGTAGACTCCACCTCGCAGGTTCAGGTCCTTAGCTCGAACTACCCGGCCGAGTATGGCCGTACCTCAGGCGGTTTGATCCGTCTGGTTCCAAAGAGTGGCACCGCCAATTTCCACGGAAGCGTCTTTGAGTATTTCCGTAACAACTACCTCAACGCCAATACCTGGCAACGTAACAACGCCGGTCTGAAGCGCGGCGCGTTCCGGTACAACCAGTTCGGTTGGAACCTGAACGGCCCGGTCTTTATTCCAGGCGTTTTCAACACCGGCCGCAACAAGCTTTTCTTCTTGTTAGGGCAGGAGTGGGTAAAGTACAACCACGACGATACTTCGGGCTCTACGCTGAAGGTTCCGACGCTGCGCATGCGCACAGGTGACTTCGGTGAACTGCTTGGCTCGAACATCTTTTATGGCGCACCCGTCCAGATCGTGAATCCCACTACGAAAGTCGCCTATGCCAACAACGTCATCCCCACTGCCCAGCTCAGTGCGAACGGCATTGGCCTGCTGAATGCTTATCCGACGCCTAATCTTGTCGGAAATCCCTCCAGCAACTGGACAGACACTGCTCTTTACACCGAGAAGCAGCGTAAGGATACGATCATCATCGACTTCGTCCCCACTGACGCGCATCGCCTGCGTTTCAGCCTGCTGAACTACAACTACGACGACTACGAGCCGCACTTCGGCAATTTCAATACCAACCCTCGTATCTTCCACCGTCCGAACCAGATCGGTGTCCTGCACCACACCTGGACGATCAGCTCCACGATGATTAACGATGCCTTCGTCTCGGCTGCCGCCGACCACGTTGACATCAACATCGACACGTCGTCGGGCCGTTATGACCGTACAAAGTACGGCATTAACTATCCCTACCTCTTCGGCTCCGCCAACAAGGTCGTTCCCAACAAGATCCCGACCATTCAGATCGGAAGCTTTGGCACGCTCGATGGAGGTCCGTATCCGTCGCGCTCCGGCGGTATGGTCTACGACGTGGGCGATACGTTCACATGGGTCAAGGGTAATCACACGCTTAAGTTCGGCGGAGTATGGGAGTACGCCGGCGAAAACAACTATGACCAGATCAGCGTCGACAACACGCGGCCTGGCACAACAAACAACCAGAATGGACTCTTCACCTTCACGGATAACCGTGGCGGCGGCGCCACGTCCAAGGCGGCAATCGCGAACGCAGCCCTCGGCATCTTCGACACCTACGGCGAAATCGGTCAGCGCTCCTACACCCCGTTCCGCGGCAACATGTTTGAGATGTTCGCCCAGGACCAGTGGCGCATGACGCCGAAGCTCGTTCTTGAGTACGGCGTTCGCTACAGCATCATGAAACCCTATCATTCGTTGTGGGGTAATCAGGCGTTCTTCAGCCCGAAGGACTACAATCCGACGCTGGCACCTTCGGTCGACTCGACCACAGGTTTCCTGACCGGTGGAGATCAGTACAACGGCGTCGTTATCCCGGGATCAGGTTTTCCCAGCGCCGCCAAAGGACATGTTCCTGACAGCATCCTCAATGGCAACTATCAACGTCTCTTCCGCGGCTACGATTCGAACTACTCGCCGACGGTCTATACCAACATCCAGCCACGCTTTGGTTTTGCCTACCAGGTTGAGCCCGGTACGGTAATCCGTGGCGGCGGTGGCCGCTACATGCAGCGTCTCGGCATCAGCGACACCGTACACGTCGGTGGCAACGCTCCCTTCCAGCCGGCCTCTACGGTAAGCCAGGGAAGCGTTGACAACCCCGGCGGAGCCGCTGGAAGCGTCACCCCGCTGGCTTTCACTTCACACGCGTACACCTATCCCAGCCCTGAGGCCTGGGCGTGGAACCTGACGGTGGAACACGAGTTCACCAACATCGCCACGTTCACCCTAAGCTATGTCGGCCGCCGCGGCTACCACCTGGAGCAGTTGGCGAATATCAACGCGCTCCAGCCCGGCCAGGCGAAATCCGGTATCAACACAGATTCCCTTCGTCCGTACAAGGGCTTCTCGACCATCATCGAGGCCCAGAACTACGGTGGGTCGACATATCACGGCATGCAGGCCAACGTGAAGCGTCGCTTAACCAAAGGCTTCCTCTTCGGTGTGGCTTATACCTGGTCGAAGAGCCTGGATTACGGCTCTTCGAACGGCACAAGCCTCCCCAATGCCTTCAGCAACGCTAACCTGTATGGTCCGAGCGACTTCGACACCAAACATGTCATGGTTGCCAACTACGTCTGGGATATTCCGTACGGAACTCACGCGAGCAACCCGTTCGTCCGCACCGTAGTGGGCGACTGGCAGTTCTCCGGAACCATCCAGGCCCAGTCTGGACGTCCGCAAAGCGTCACGCGCAACCTCGATCAGGCTGGCGTAGGAGCTGGTTCAGGCAACCAGTACTACACCCGGACCCGTAACTCTACACTGCCGCATCAGTTCGGCACCTCAGGACAATGGTTTGAAGTCGGTACGAGTTGCGGTCCGAGCAATTCAACCTGCATCTACCAACCTGCTGCCGCTGGTACCTTCGCTCCGCGCGGCTCTCGTGGCGCCATCTACGGGCCCGGCTTCCAGAGCTACAACGCCGCGCTGCAGAAGGCCTTCCACGTCATCCCAGGTCACGAAAACCATCAACTGGTCTTCAAGGCCGAAGCGTTCAACTTCGTCAACCACCCCAACCTGGATAACCCGGACATGACCCCGACCAACACCACGTTCGGTAAGGTGACGGTCAAGGGCACAACCTACGCGTCGGAACGCCAGTTCCAGTTCAGTCTGAGATACGCGTTCTAA
- a CDS encoding LacI family DNA-binding transcriptional regulator, with the protein MHQQSKKKRATLQDVAKAAGVAPMTVSRMINGHPYVTPATAKKVREAIRKLNYRPNHAARMLTGKLSRSIGLIVPDISDTFFSVVSHAVQETARAQNYLVWLAASEDDPTIEAAQVESMTHHPVDGILLVPTQSREPYLKSIVAGNTPVVTIDRPIEVATTDSVGVENQAGAAMAVDHLVEHGYKKIACISANAHLRTMKDRIAGYRDSLRKAKRSYQNELELKSSASSKAVLAELLTGRNRPDALFTANNASTIWVIEALKELNIQMGKDIALVGFDDVDFFTLITPSVTAVRQPAAELGNVATRLLLQRINGEFKSTSVRTILPVTLTIRESCGCRRASA; encoded by the coding sequence TTGCATCAACAATCGAAGAAAAAACGGGCGACGTTACAAGATGTAGCAAAAGCCGCCGGAGTGGCCCCCATGACCGTCTCTCGGATGATCAATGGGCACCCTTACGTCACGCCCGCGACCGCCAAGAAGGTCCGTGAAGCCATCCGGAAGCTGAACTACCGTCCTAATCATGCCGCACGGATGTTAACAGGAAAGTTATCCCGCTCGATCGGTCTGATTGTTCCTGACATTTCTGATACGTTTTTTTCGGTTGTGAGCCACGCCGTCCAGGAGACAGCCCGTGCCCAGAACTACTTGGTATGGCTTGCCGCATCTGAGGACGACCCCACCATCGAGGCGGCACAGGTCGAAAGCATGACCCATCACCCCGTGGACGGCATCCTTCTGGTTCCAACCCAGAGCCGCGAGCCGTATCTCAAGTCCATCGTTGCCGGGAATACACCAGTCGTGACGATCGATCGCCCGATTGAGGTAGCCACCACAGATTCGGTGGGGGTAGAAAACCAGGCCGGCGCCGCGATGGCCGTGGATCACCTGGTTGAGCATGGTTACAAGAAGATCGCGTGCATTTCAGCGAATGCGCACCTCCGCACCATGAAGGATCGAATTGCCGGATACAGGGATTCGCTCCGGAAAGCGAAACGTTCTTATCAGAACGAGCTGGAGCTGAAGTCGAGTGCCTCCTCAAAGGCGGTTCTGGCCGAACTGCTTACCGGACGCAATCGGCCTGACGCCCTGTTTACGGCGAATAACGCGTCCACCATCTGGGTGATTGAGGCCCTGAAAGAGCTGAACATCCAGATGGGGAAGGATATTGCGCTGGTCGGTTTCGATGACGTCGACTTTTTCACCCTGATTACCCCTTCGGTAACCGCCGTACGCCAGCCCGCCGCCGAGCTGGGAAATGTCGCCACCCGGTTGCTGCTGCAGCGGATTAACGGGGAGTTCAAATCGACAAGTGTCCGAACGATTCTGCCCGTAACACTTACCATCCGTGAATCCTGCGGATGCCGAAGAGCAAGTGCTTAG
- a CDS encoding sugar porter family MFS transporter, with protein MNRYLVKATAVGALGGLLFGFDTAVIAGTTQQLTEIFHLTPATLGITVFIGLVGTVIGAMGSGVLGQRFGGREALRLMAVLYTVSAIGSALAWNWDVLLVARFIGGLGIGGSSVLGPVYIAELAPAKWRGRMVGLFQVNVVVGILLAYLSNFLITLMHLGAAQWRWEFGVAFLPSLFFLILLYGIPRSSRWLVTTNQTDEALEVLRLMGSPDSEAELQEIVDSVHLERGVAQESLFQWKYRLPIFLAVSIGMFNQLSGINAILYYSNFIFASAGFSESSAALQTVGVGLVNLLATFLGMSLIDKWGRVTLLVVGAAGMAAALSGTAAIFYLNAHQGLLIWMLVAFIIFFAISQGSVIWVYLAEVFPSRVRSKGQSLGSSSHWIMNAAIAGVFPTIAAKSQGLPFAFFAVMMVVQLVVVLLVYPETKAISLEQIQSKLGVS; from the coding sequence TTGAATCGTTATCTGGTAAAAGCAACCGCCGTCGGAGCCCTGGGGGGCCTTTTATTTGGCTTCGATACTGCCGTCATTGCAGGCACGACCCAACAATTGACCGAGATCTTCCATCTCACACCCGCAACGCTGGGCATCACCGTCTTCATCGGCCTGGTGGGAACCGTAATCGGCGCCATGGGATCGGGAGTGCTGGGGCAGCGGTTCGGTGGCCGGGAAGCTTTGCGGCTGATGGCTGTGCTTTATACCGTTTCCGCAATTGGCTCTGCTCTTGCCTGGAACTGGGATGTGTTGCTGGTTGCGCGCTTTATCGGAGGTCTTGGTATCGGAGGATCGTCCGTGCTGGGGCCGGTATACATTGCTGAGCTGGCGCCGGCAAAGTGGCGTGGCCGGATGGTTGGCCTGTTCCAGGTCAATGTCGTTGTCGGTATCCTGCTGGCCTACCTGTCAAACTTCCTGATTACCCTGATGCATCTTGGCGCCGCCCAGTGGCGGTGGGAGTTCGGGGTGGCGTTCCTGCCGTCTCTCTTCTTCCTGATCCTGCTGTACGGCATCCCGCGTAGCTCCCGCTGGCTGGTGACGACGAACCAGACCGACGAAGCCCTGGAGGTGCTGCGCCTGATGGGCTCGCCCGACTCAGAGGCCGAGTTGCAGGAGATCGTCGATTCCGTTCATCTGGAGCGCGGTGTCGCGCAGGAGTCGTTGTTCCAATGGAAGTACCGGCTGCCGATCTTTCTGGCTGTCTCCATCGGCATGTTCAACCAGCTTTCAGGCATCAACGCAATCCTTTATTACTCGAATTTCATCTTTGCTTCGGCCGGATTCAGTGAGAGCTCGGCGGCGCTACAGACTGTCGGTGTTGGCCTGGTCAATCTGCTGGCGACCTTTCTGGGAATGAGCCTGATCGACAAGTGGGGAAGAGTGACACTGCTGGTCGTGGGCGCGGCGGGAATGGCAGCGGCCTTGTCAGGGACTGCGGCGATCTTCTATCTGAACGCACACCAGGGCCTGCTGATCTGGATGCTGGTTGCCTTCATCATCTTCTTCGCCATCTCCCAGGGATCGGTGATCTGGGTCTACCTGGCGGAGGTCTTTCCGTCGCGTGTTCGGTCCAAGGGGCAGAGCCTGGGGTCGTCGTCCCACTGGATCATGAATGCGGCGATCGCAGGTGTCTTCCCGACGATTGCTGCAAAGAGCCAGGGGCTTCCGTTTGCGTTTTTTGCGGTGATGATGGTGGTGCAGCTAGTGGTTGTGCTGTTGGTGTATCCCGAGACGAAGGCGATCTCTCTGGAGCAGATCCAATCGAAGCTGGGCGTGTCCTGA
- a CDS encoding fumarylacetoacetate hydrolase family protein, with protein MKLLRYGAPGAERPGILDKNGSIRDISSIVPDLAGQYLTPEWLQKIASADATSLPIVEGEPRLGSCVAQPGKFLCIGLNYSDHAAESGMAVPAEPVLFMKAGSSICGPNDNVVIPRGSLKTDWEVELGVVIGAKAKYVSEADALNYVAGYCVINDVSERAFQLEGTGQWVKGKSADTFGPTGPWLVTRDEVPDPQALSMWLEVDGHRYQNGTTSTMVFGVAHLVSYLSRFMSLQPGDIISTGTPPGVGLGQKPPVYLRAGNVIRLGVQGLGEQQQTVVADE; from the coding sequence TTGAAGCTTCTACGATATGGAGCCCCTGGGGCAGAACGCCCGGGCATCCTGGACAAGAACGGCAGCATCCGCGATATCTCTTCGATTGTTCCGGACCTGGCCGGTCAGTACCTCACGCCGGAGTGGCTGCAGAAGATTGCATCAGCCGATGCTACTTCCCTTCCGATAGTCGAAGGGGAGCCCCGCCTGGGGTCATGCGTCGCCCAGCCCGGCAAGTTCCTGTGCATTGGCCTGAACTATTCAGATCACGCCGCCGAGTCGGGCATGGCGGTACCGGCGGAACCGGTTCTGTTCATGAAGGCCGGATCATCGATCTGCGGCCCCAATGACAATGTCGTCATCCCCCGTGGCTCCCTGAAGACAGACTGGGAGGTGGAACTTGGCGTGGTTATCGGCGCAAAGGCAAAGTATGTCTCGGAGGCGGACGCACTGAACTATGTCGCCGGCTACTGCGTCATCAACGACGTCTCCGAACGCGCCTTCCAGCTTGAAGGCACCGGACAGTGGGTCAAGGGCAAGAGCGCCGACACCTTCGGTCCAACCGGCCCATGGCTGGTCACCCGCGATGAAGTGCCTGACCCGCAGGCGCTCTCCATGTGGCTTGAGGTTGACGGACACCGCTACCAGAACGGCACAACATCGACCATGGTCTTTGGCGTAGCTCACCTGGTCAGCTATCTGAGCCGCTTCATGAGCCTGCAGCCCGGTGACATCATCAGCACGGGCACACCTCCGGGGGTCGGCCTGGGCCAGAAGCCGCCGGTCTACCTCCGTGCCGGAAACGTCATCCGGTTGGGAGTCCAGGGACTGGGAGAGCAGCAACAGACCGTCGTCGCCGACGAGTAA
- a CDS encoding heparinase II/III domain-containing protein, translating into MSLCCLVVGTAAAQDRSPLAPYLYRSHFQPGPGAASNSGSRDGWESFPLAEDTGYDPTLGVETSHGLSSVTREVIPHRDGKLTVGFIRRVHLVAGPSSSLAFRLKVSSTGGIPVSIHIYRGEEEVILRSAIQGGGWQRIQVSLPASSHRITAIAVAANLTHVSSGWPERVAISDVELRAQSTRHYLLKSPTALWDGVRELYYLQHVLQTGDQVAVEFDGPKPSFHARWDIEGPDGQVIDHGSGLKVQHAIALSDPAGVWTIRVEGQGGSSTVLALVRSVVPQPLLGVAVHAVSPELLQLVTARRDELRKDLGANLAFGLGANIQEMDAQFLLPGLPSYFNLVQKPTELALWDAVSYRTTGESREREEALHMLREIASWSQWIHPWFPAHGYHSYYPLGIMTKNIVMAEQFLGNALPADLKHTLDEALLQQSIRPVYEEYVVEDRLQFDISNWIGHTVGGALLAALQSDNPDTAGYALALYAKERSHIESAYTADGSYGEGISYHRFDFETTALVAAAAKEQLGISFDSQLARPQRYFRYATYGRDSLEDFGDSHGDTAPSNVFAYMAAQNSDPDLTAFYFQYRNAATAELLSRVLWEDAIHQSAATAVDAPTSALFEKRGIAVMRDSWSPESQVIAMRAGPNFNHNHADQGSLFYAWNNRLWIGEAGYADYYKDPNYPTYNIQAIGHNTILVDDDPESQVVAGNVVFGKYPSMRQLASKDGMQIISTDLSAVYPQVRSYVRTLIYQKGGALVVMDQIRADGPHRFSQIWHPEQPIAAFDLQQNVIRLQAQNEGVEMHMFSTSAMILGQSKGPFPLSNYEKAEREPAPRPTIIEYQSGSVDSLTILTVIQPSAGATAPQWSVAAGKKRELRLGDLLIRCDNRQATVSFGKTPDTTWTIGLPSQK; encoded by the coding sequence TTGTCTCTTTGCTGCCTGGTGGTGGGGACAGCGGCTGCGCAGGATCGATCTCCGCTTGCACCCTATCTTTATCGTTCTCACTTTCAGCCTGGCCCTGGCGCTGCTTCCAACTCCGGCTCCCGCGATGGGTGGGAGAGCTTTCCCCTCGCGGAGGATACGGGATACGACCCGACGCTGGGCGTTGAGACATCACACGGCCTCAGCTCCGTTACCCGCGAGGTGATTCCGCATCGTGATGGAAAGCTGACTGTAGGTTTCATCCGCCGCGTGCACTTGGTTGCCGGACCCTCTTCTTCGCTGGCATTTCGGCTTAAGGTCTCTTCGACGGGCGGGATACCGGTTTCAATCCACATCTATCGCGGCGAAGAAGAGGTTATCCTCCGATCGGCGATTCAGGGAGGCGGCTGGCAACGCATACAGGTCTCCTTGCCGGCGTCTTCGCACCGCATCACCGCAATTGCTGTTGCGGCGAATCTGACTCATGTCAGCAGCGGATGGCCCGAGCGGGTTGCCATCTCCGATGTCGAGCTTCGCGCACAATCGACGCGGCACTATCTGCTGAAGTCACCCACTGCTCTCTGGGACGGAGTTCGAGAGTTGTACTATCTGCAGCACGTGCTGCAGACTGGCGATCAGGTCGCGGTTGAGTTCGATGGGCCTAAGCCATCTTTCCATGCGCGCTGGGACATCGAAGGTCCGGACGGCCAGGTGATTGATCATGGCTCTGGTCTCAAGGTGCAACACGCCATTGCGCTATCTGATCCTGCCGGTGTCTGGACGATCCGCGTGGAAGGGCAAGGCGGCTCCTCAACAGTGCTCGCGCTGGTTCGCTCAGTGGTGCCTCAGCCGTTGCTTGGCGTGGCTGTTCACGCGGTCTCTCCGGAGCTTTTGCAGCTGGTTACCGCCCGGCGCGACGAACTGCGGAAAGATCTGGGAGCGAATCTCGCGTTTGGGTTGGGGGCGAATATCCAGGAGATGGATGCGCAGTTCCTTCTGCCTGGACTACCGTCTTACTTCAATCTTGTTCAGAAGCCGACGGAGCTTGCCCTGTGGGATGCGGTCTCTTATCGCACGACCGGCGAGAGCCGCGAACGGGAGGAGGCACTCCACATGTTGCGGGAGATTGCCTCATGGTCGCAATGGATTCACCCCTGGTTTCCGGCGCATGGATATCACAGCTACTATCCACTGGGCATCATGACGAAGAACATTGTCATGGCAGAACAGTTTCTGGGGAATGCGCTGCCCGCGGACCTGAAGCACACGCTTGATGAGGCTCTGCTGCAGCAGTCCATCAGGCCTGTTTATGAGGAGTATGTCGTAGAGGATCGGCTTCAGTTCGACATCAGTAACTGGATCGGCCATACCGTCGGAGGAGCGCTGCTGGCGGCTCTACAGAGTGACAATCCCGATACCGCCGGTTATGCCCTTGCCCTGTACGCGAAGGAACGCTCGCATATCGAGTCGGCATACACCGCAGACGGTTCCTATGGTGAGGGGATCTCCTATCATCGCTTCGACTTTGAAACGACGGCGCTGGTGGCTGCAGCCGCAAAGGAGCAACTGGGGATATCGTTTGACAGCCAACTCGCCCGACCGCAGCGCTACTTCCGTTATGCGACCTACGGCAGGGACTCGCTGGAAGACTTCGGCGACAGCCATGGCGATACCGCTCCTTCGAACGTCTTCGCCTATATGGCGGCCCAGAATAGTGATCCCGATCTAACGGCGTTTTACTTCCAGTATCGCAATGCCGCAACCGCAGAGCTGTTGAGCCGGGTTCTTTGGGAAGACGCAATCCATCAGTCTGCAGCAACTGCGGTTGATGCGCCAACGTCGGCTTTGTTTGAGAAGCGTGGCATTGCGGTGATGCGCGATAGCTGGTCGCCGGAGTCTCAGGTAATAGCTATGCGCGCCGGACCGAACTTTAATCACAACCACGCCGACCAGGGCAGTCTCTTCTACGCCTGGAACAATCGCCTCTGGATAGGCGAGGCGGGATATGCCGATTACTACAAGGACCCCAATTACCCCACCTATAACATCCAGGCCATCGGCCATAACACCATTCTGGTTGACGACGATCCGGAGAGCCAGGTGGTTGCCGGAAATGTGGTCTTCGGTAAATACCCTTCGATGCGCCAGCTCGCTTCGAAGGATGGAATGCAGATCATCAGCACCGACCTCAGCGCTGTCTATCCGCAGGTTCGTTCCTATGTTCGTACGCTGATCTATCAGAAGGGCGGAGCTTTGGTTGTGATGGATCAGATCCGCGCAGACGGGCCGCACCGCTTCAGCCAGATATGGCATCCCGAGCAGCCCATTGCGGCCTTCGATCTACAGCAAAATGTGATTCGCTTGCAGGCGCAAAACGAAGGTGTGGAGATGCATATGTTCTCCACATCCGCGATGATATTGGGCCAAAGCAAGGGCCCATTTCCTCTGAGTAACTACGAGAAGGCTGAACGAGAGCCCGCGCCGCGGCCAACGATCATTGAGTATCAGTCTGGCTCTGTTGATTCCCTGACGATTCTGACGGTGATTCAGCCATCCGCTGGAGCGACAGCCCCGCAGTGGAGTGTCGCGGCAGGGAAGAAGAGGGAGCTTCGCCTTGGAGACCTTCTGATCCGATGCGACAACCGGCAGGCTACGGTCTCTTTCGGAAAGACACCGGACACGACCTGGACGATCGGGCTCCCTTCGCAAAAATAA
- a CDS encoding Dps family protein has protein sequence MTATADLQKRQQSPLTLTSDLSSEAVRDISAGLNGLLADVFALYLKTKNFHWHMSGPHFRDYHLLLDEHGDQLFAMTDDIAERVRKIGGTTIRSIGHIARLQRVADNDAEFVTAEDMLSELHEDEKALTLRMRAIHALCDDGGDVATASLLENWIDQSQRRSWFLFEATRG, from the coding sequence ATGACAGCGACCGCTGATCTGCAGAAGCGCCAACAGTCACCCCTCACCCTCACCTCAGATCTCTCCAGTGAAGCTGTGCGCGATATCTCGGCCGGCCTGAATGGCCTGCTGGCAGATGTCTTTGCTCTCTATCTGAAGACGAAGAACTTCCACTGGCATATGAGCGGACCGCACTTCCGTGATTACCATCTGCTGCTGGATGAGCATGGCGATCAGCTCTTCGCCATGACAGACGACATCGCGGAGCGCGTACGGAAGATCGGCGGCACCACAATCCGCTCGATCGGCCACATTGCCCGCCTTCAGCGGGTTGCGGACAACGACGCAGAGTTCGTTACCGCCGAAGACATGCTGAGCGAACTGCATGAAGACGAGAAAGCGCTAACACTGAGAATGCGCGCCATTCACGCTCTTTGCGACGACGGCGGTGATGTTGCCACGGCCAGTCTGCTGGAGAACTGGATCGACCAATCACAGCGTCGTAGCTGGTTCCTCTTCGAAGCAACCCGCGGCTAG